From Aegilops tauschii subsp. strangulata cultivar AL8/78 chromosome 5, Aet v6.0, whole genome shotgun sequence:
ACATGGGGGAATAAATATTTCGAAATAAGCCTCTACGTTATTAAAATTAATAATTTTCTAGAAAAAAAAACGTTGGGCAAAAAAGAACTCACAATTGATACTAAAGTTACAGATATTGAGAGCCAATTACATGGAGGTGGAGGCATATCTGAATGACTCTGTAGAATACTGCAAAGACTGAGTATGAGAAGAGTTTTTGAGTAGGTTACATGTGGTGCTCTGCCGTTTGGTTCTCAATTCTCATGCCTATGATTGATTGATAGACAAGGAAGACTCCAGTCGACTGTATACTTCTTTCGTTGCATGTCCGGTGTAGCATGTTATTCTTCACCAGGTACAGGTTCAAACTGTTTTCTGTTGTCCACTAGGAGGTGGCATTGTTTGCCTTGCAAGAGACTTATAACGTGCAGCCCTTTCAGGAGGCCAAACATTATTTATTTATTCATTCATTTGAACAGAAGGATGCTTCCGGGCTATTCAAACACGTTTTACATCAAGGACTTTGAAGTTCTTGCGAACAAAGTTGCTCGGCCTGAGCTCAAGTGAACTACTTAGTACAATAGGCAGAGGGGGATACATACAATAGACAGCCTTTTCAAAGAGTCTTTAGCACAATTATGTGCCATGGATTAGAACGGAGGCCACCTCAAGCTGCAGCTCTAGCTAATGTTTGATTGTCTATCTGTTAGTTTTGCAACCTCTGTTGCAAAGAGAAGAGCTTTTGCCTCTGCACTAAGAGGAGAGCTGACAGCAGCACAACTTGCCATGCTCATCCTCTTCTCTGCAAATGCTGATTGCAATGCCTACATCAGGTTGCAGAGAGGAATTTTTCCAGGAGCATTGCAATCTACTACCTccgttccttaatataagacgttttggcAGTTCAATTGAACTGCCCAAAtttcttatatttagaaacagaggAAGTGCTATTATGTCCACTGTAGGCAAAAATATGAACCAAGTACCTGACAGTTTTGTGGACCTGCTAAAGCAATGAAAACATGTATAAGATCTTCAGGCAGCCATGCAGCCCCATATCCTCTAGTCCCCTAAAATTACGGCTCAAGATTCAGTTTGCATTCTATGCACTTAGCAACATTTGATTAAAAAAAAAACTGCATGAACATCAGAACTTCACAGGTAGCACTAATCCTTTTTAGGGTGACATGTAGCACTAATTAGACCCACATGATGAATTAGGATACATCAGCAGACCAGCAAGCAGAAACCATCATTATATAATTTCTTGATGACAGAAACACTAACTCTGGATATACTCTCTTCATCTGCTCAGCAATGGTACATCCTTTGAGATGAGTTTAAAGAATGGATCAGAATTGGGAGAGCAAACAGTACAGTTTTTTAAATGGTAAGACTAAGCTATACTGCCTATAGAAAAAACAGAGCACATATGTGATGCTGCAAGAAAATTAGAGGTTCATTACAAGATAACACATTCACCCGCTTACGAATGCCAACCACACAGGGACATTATCAAAGCTTAGTGGCAAAAGCTTACAACAATACGAGAAAACAAGCACCACTGCACCCAAATCAGCTCCTAAATAGTGACATAATTCATCAAAAGACCCTCGCCGCCTCCAATTTGGTCGTCTTTCTTGTTGCTGAGAGTGTCCGCCTACCCTAAGCATACTCAACCATACATTGTCAATGCGCCGCATCACTGGGAATCACTCTTTCTGCAAGAGTAAATTTGTCAGTGTGATTTCAAAAAGGATACGACATGATCTTATATAAATTGCCAATTAGTAAGCATAATTAGTTGTAATTACATAGCACTCAAAATTTTGCTCGGGCACATTCAAATATAACTTTCAATCTCATATGGCATTCAATGTTTTGTTTGCTCCACTGACTATATATGAAGTATCACTTAAGAGTTGTTCCTGAATCACAAATGAGAGGAGATATATATACAAATATACCTTGTGGATTGTAGAAACTCATGTACGGAATCAAATCACAAAGCTTTTCTCTCTTCTGTAGCTTCTTCCACCGTAATGTCTTGAGACTAATCTCATAGATGTGAAGGCCCATGGTCACGAAAATGATATCACTGCCCTCCACAGATCCAATCAGTCTAAATCTCTTATTGGGATTTTGAATGGGCAGAAGGTTATCAAGATTGATGACAGAACGTTGAGCCCATGACGCAATTTTGTCGGAACCCCTCTGTCTTGACCACAAGTGGAGGGTAAACTTGTCCACATGTGCAAACCCCAAACTGTTATAGTCCATCGCCATGAGGATAGTGGCATTGAGAAGGACAGATCCCGCCAACGGCGCATCGATCAGCGATAAGCAGTTAGATCCCAAGTCATACTTGAGAATTGCTATGTGATCATCTTCCTGAGACATAAACTTGAAGTAAAGTGCGCCTTGGACGAAGACAGGGGGCATTTCGGCCCAAAATGAGTTAGACCCAAGATGAAGACGAGAGCACGGCTCGCTCCATTCATCATAATGAGAATAATGGCATGGCTTGCTCCAATCACCCGTCACCGGCGAGGACACGCACGCGCTTGCGAAAAATTCGCCATCTTTAATCTTGTCCACGCCGACGAAGGCCACCTGGAAGGGGCCCGCGTGGCACGCACGGTGGTCACAGCCGGCCACGGCGCAGAGCACCGCCGCCCCATAGCCATGGGCGCCGCCCACCAGGAAGGGCGGGTCCAGCTCCCTCCGGCGGCCCGTCATGGGGTCCCAGACGACGAGCGGGACGGGCTGGTAGGTCTCGTTGCCGAGGAGGACGCGGCCATGGCGGCAGTCCCGCGCGGCGTAGCGCCAGTCCCCCCAGGTGTCGCCCGGAATGCGCACGCGGAATTTCGTGGTGGGGATGAAGTGCGGGATGTTGTCTTCCACCTCGTCGACGGAGTTGGAGCGCCGGGAAGACAGGATGCCCAGCATTGGGGGAGCTCCATGGAAGTCGCGGTAACGAGGACGGAAGCGAGGGGCGGAGAGGAGGCCGAGCCAGACCTTGCTGACGAGGGAGGCGCGCAGGAGGTGCTCCGGCTCGTCCGGCGGGAGGCGGAAGAAGACCTCCTCGAGGAGCTCGTCCGGCAGCGCCgatgccggcggcggcggcatggtGGGTCGGTGCGGCGAGGGTTTCCGATGGGGAAATTTTGGAGCTGGTGCGGCGCTGGGGAATCCGACCGCTATATGGGTTTCACACTTGAGCGATGAATATCCAACCGCTATAGAGCTAAGGAGACAAAGTTGGACTCCAAAAACAGCCAGAGGCCACAAATAGTTCTTTCCATTTCGAAGAAACATTTCCAAGTAGTAAAGTGCTCATCAAATTAACCCTCAAAAAAAGTTGCAGCACATTGTCCCTCTTCCGAAGATATAAGGTCATGTCAATATCCATGTCATGACCGTAAATATCTCACAAAATGGATGGAGAGGAGGTGGGCAGATGGTCCTTGGAGAGGAGAGGATGCAGTGAGAGTTGTAGGTGTTGGCCGGAGGCTTTGGTGGGTTGAGGTCGGCAGTACGACGAGCTCATCATGATGACGGAGAGGAGGAGCTTGGCGTTAGGGACAACGCGAGTTAGGCGGGAGGACGAGCTTGCCATGACGGTGGGACAAGGAGCTGGCATCTTTGGCGGTGTGCTTTGTTTTGTTCATGTTTCTCTCCTCGTTTTTTCTACCACAGGTGTCCTCTGGTCCTAAAATTTGGCTGCGTGGAGTTCAGGCCCACTCCGTTCGTGGAGTCAGAGGAGCTAATGGTCGGAGTTTTCCTTAACACGCCCTATACCATTAGTATACCACATTTTCTTAGCACATACTGTAGGAGTTTTCCAAAATTTTCTCTATTTACTCATATCCGAGGAGGGTTTTTTCTACAACCCGGACATTTCAGGCGTTGGCATTTTTTCAACCGCTGCGGACCGGAGAATGTTTCTGCAGGCTGCGGAGGCTCCCGTTTTTCACACTGTTCCCCTCTTCTCCCTGCAGCAGCAAACAGCACCTGACGACACTAGTAGCCAGTACAAGTTCAGTTCACAAGGCCAACATGCAGAAGCCATCATATGCACTACTCTGATTATTTCTATAAATTTTTGAGAAACTAATAAATAGTTAAGGGTTCATTACCAAAATGATACGTAAACACATGACAGCAAATATATATAGTCATGCTGGATTTCGAAGTAACTTCAGACAATAGTTCATTTTCCTGTGTTCTAAACCGCACAGCATCGTGCATGATGGCGGCGTCTGCGACGTCGTTTCTCTGTTGGGAGCATCGTGCGAGGAGACTGAGTTTCCTGTTGGCGCTCCTCCGGTGTTTGTCGTGGCCCTGACCGCTCACCTCCGGCGCTATGTATGGTCGTCGCGGATGAATCCAAAGGAAGCTGGAGTTGCTTTTCTTCGGAGGTGTTCGGCGTCGATCAAGACGCGGCGAGGTGTTTTGGTTTTGGGCAAGTTTTTCCGTGTTGTAGTTGTGTTGCTGTGTGTGGCTGTCCTGAGGATAGCCGGATGTGATGTTGTGCTACGCTCGTCAGCGAGTGGTAGATGTCATGTACTAATTTTCTCTCCTTTTATAAAACTATGGTACGCAATTTGCGTACCCTCGAAAAAAAAAACCGCACAGCAGTGACCACAATAGTACAAGTGCAGAACCAAAGTAGAAGTTCACATTCTAGTGCAGAAATTGTCCAATTGGCCGAGCTGACAAGAGCATAATGACAAACTGAAACCCTCaatagagcatctccagccgttggccccccaggcGGCTCGaaaaatcgccgcctgggggtGAACCGGCGGTAAAATCGGCCTGGGGCGATGGGGTTCCCAGCCGACGCCCCAGGGTCGGCCCCAGGCGCCTGTTTAATTTTTTTGAACATTTATTTGACTAAAATTCGGCGAACGGGACAAATATTCGGCGAAACATTGCATTACTTCAGCGAATTGAAATAGTTTTTTACATAAATAAAAGACTTAAAAAAACGCGACTACAGGCCGAATAAGCCGCTGAGAGAGGCGAAGTCGCTACCGTAGCCGCCGTTGCCGCAGTTGTCCTCGTCGTCCTTCTCCTCCTTCACGCGGCCGCCCCTGCTGGACCCCTGCCCGGCGTCGCCCTGGCGGACCGGTGGTGGTGGCGCGTCATCGTCGTTGTCGTCGAGGACGTCGACGCCTCCCTCGTCCCGGCCACGGTGCCGAGCGGCGAACCGCTCGTAGGCGAGGCGCTGGCGCTCCAGCTACGTCCGCGCCCAGTCGTCGCGCGCCCACTTCAAGGCCGCCGCGTCGTCGAGCTCCTCCTTGACGCCGCCGGCGAGCCCTGGCTCCGGCTTCACGACggcgagccccggctccgtcttcacggcggcgagccccggctccgtcttcg
This genomic window contains:
- the LOC109780942 gene encoding uncharacterized protein yields the protein MPPPPASALPDELLEEVFFRLPPDEPEHLLRASLVSKVWLGLLSAPRFRPRYRDFHGAPPMLGILSSRRSNSVDEVEDNIPHFIPTTKFRVRIPGDTWGDWRYAARDCRHGRVLLGNETYQPVPLVVWDPMTGRRRELDPPFLVGGAHGYGAAVLCAVAGCDHRACHAGPFQVAFVGVDKIKDGEFFASACVSSPVTGDWSKPCHYSHYDEWSEPCSRLHLGSNSFWAEMPPVFVQGALYFKFMSQEDDHIAILKYDLGSNCLSLIDAPLAGSVLLNATILMAMDYNSLGFAHVDKFTLHLWSRQRGSDKIASWAQRSVINLDNLLPIQNPNKRFRLIGSVEGSDIIFVTMGLHIYEISLKTLRWKKLQKREKLCDLIPYMSFYNPQERVIPSDAAH